From Bosea sp. NBC_00550, the proteins below share one genomic window:
- the groL gene encoding chaperonin GroEL (60 kDa chaperone family; promotes refolding of misfolded polypeptides especially under stressful conditions; forms two stacked rings of heptamers to form a barrel-shaped 14mer; ends can be capped by GroES; misfolded proteins enter the barrel where they are refolded when GroES binds) gives MAAKDVKFSSDARDKMLRGVDILANAVKVTLGPKGRNVVIEKSFGAPRITKDGVTVAKEIELADKFENMGAQMVREVASRQNDHAGDGTTTATVLAQAIVREGAKSVAAGMNPMDLKRGIDLAVEAIVADLKKNSKKVTSNAEVAQVGTISANGDESVGKMISTAMQKVGNEGVITVEEAKTAETELDVVEGMQFDRGYLSPYFITNSEKMVAELEDPYVLIFEKKLSSLQAMLPILEAVVQTGKPLLIIAEDVEGEALATLVVNKLRGGLKVAAVKAPGFGDRRKAMLEDISILTAGQMISEDLGIKLETVTLQMLGRAKKVRIEKENTTIIDGAGKKKDIEARVGQIKAQIEETTSDYDREKLQERLAKLAGGVAVIRVGGATEVEVKEKKDRVDDALNATRAAVEEGILPGGGVALLRALSSVKSIKTQNDDQKTGVEIVRKAIMAPARQIVDNAGDDGAVVIGKLLESKDYSWGYNAQTGEYGDLVKAGIIDPTKVVRTAIQDAASIAGLLITTEAMIAELPKKDSPMPPMGGGGMGGMDF, from the coding sequence ATGGCTGCCAAAGACGTCAAGTTCTCTTCCGACGCCCGCGACAAGATGCTGCGCGGCGTGGACATCCTCGCCAACGCCGTGAAGGTCACACTGGGTCCCAAGGGCCGCAACGTCGTGATCGAGAAGTCGTTCGGCGCTCCGCGCATCACCAAGGACGGCGTCACCGTCGCCAAGGAGATCGAGCTCGCCGACAAGTTCGAGAACATGGGCGCCCAGATGGTTCGCGAAGTCGCGTCCCGTCAGAACGACCATGCCGGCGACGGCACCACGACCGCGACCGTTCTGGCCCAGGCGATCGTCCGCGAGGGCGCCAAGTCGGTGGCCGCCGGCATGAACCCGATGGACCTGAAGCGCGGCATCGATCTGGCCGTCGAGGCCATCGTCGCCGACCTCAAGAAGAACTCCAAGAAGGTCACGTCCAACGCGGAAGTCGCGCAGGTCGGCACCATCTCGGCGAACGGCGACGAGTCGGTCGGCAAGATGATCTCGACCGCCATGCAGAAGGTCGGCAACGAGGGTGTCATCACCGTCGAGGAAGCCAAGACCGCCGAGACCGAGCTCGACGTCGTCGAGGGCATGCAGTTCGACCGTGGCTATCTCTCGCCGTACTTCATTACCAACTCGGAGAAGATGGTCGCCGAGCTGGAAGACCCCTACGTCCTGATCTTCGAGAAGAAGCTGTCCTCGCTCCAGGCGATGCTGCCGATCCTCGAGGCCGTCGTTCAGACCGGCAAGCCGCTCCTGATCATCGCCGAGGACGTCGAGGGCGAGGCTCTCGCCACGCTCGTCGTCAACAAGCTCCGTGGCGGCCTCAAGGTCGCGGCCGTCAAGGCTCCGGGCTTCGGTGATCGCCGCAAGGCCATGCTCGAGGACATCTCGATCCTGACCGCCGGCCAGATGATCTCGGAAGACCTCGGCATCAAGCTCGAGACCGTGACCCTCCAGATGCTCGGCCGCGCCAAGAAGGTGCGCATCGAGAAGGAGAACACCACGATCATCGACGGCGCCGGCAAGAAGAAGGACATCGAGGCCCGCGTCGGTCAGATCAAGGCCCAGATCGAGGAGACCACCTCGGACTACGACCGTGAGAAGCTCCAGGAGCGCCTGGCCAAGCTCGCCGGCGGCGTCGCGGTCATCCGCGTCGGCGGCGCGACCGAGGTCGAGGTCAAGGAGAAGAAGGACCGCGTCGACGATGCCCTGAACGCGACCCGCGCTGCGGTCGAAGAAGGCATCCTGCCGGGCGGCGGCGTCGCCCTGCTGCGCGCGCTGTCCTCGGTCAAGTCGATCAAGACCCAGAACGACGACCAGAAGACCGGCGTCGAGATCGTCCGCAAGGCGATCATGGCTCCGGCCCGTCAGATCGTCGACAACGCCGGTGATGACGGCGCAGTCGTGATCGGCAAGCTGCTGGAGTCGAAGGACTACTCCTGGGGCTACAACGCCCAGACCGGCGAGTACGGCGATCTGGTCAAGGCCGGCATCATCGACCCGACCAAGGTCGTGCGCACGGCGATCCAGGACGCGGCTTCGATCGCTGGCCTGCTGATCACCACCGAGGCGATGATCGCCGAGCTGCCGAAGAAGGACTCCCCGATGCCCCCGATGGGCGGCGGCGGCATGGGCGGCATGGATTTCTGA
- a CDS encoding ABC transporter ATP-binding protein/permease, which produces MRLLSILVAVLAVVTLVVGQQAGSAGLIGMGVVGLLLAVVTFRSPSLSFFLRIFSGVFAIEYLLFGAAAIMAQVGWWSEALQIPPAPTSLPITVGVFGILIYAISFVPVIARISRIASPYFESDQTTTANLWPIGPFNIRLGTLAVALFVFLIVLNQAQVGITLRLSFFNRDMYDALQNKDAAAFWYQLFYVFCIWAAIWVVANLIELFANYTILIRWRQFMANEYTQRWLDHATHYRIALAGTVDNPDQRIAEDTRSFVNQTYNFALPLLSQVSTLVSFSIILWNIPVAFTLPGTSLAIPGYIFWVAFFYAAAATWLTHLIGRPLIRLEFEQEKREANFRFSLARLREYSEQIALMVGEPTERSHLAQRFRDIVENFYRLVWRRLKLTSFTLSYNQLSVVLPYIILAPYYFAGTITLGIMMQVAGAFDRVQTALSFIINSYSSIASYLASINRLTSFETAIADAHHGPISEEALGRETSRDESLRIRNATLLLPNGKPIVKLGELDLGKTRSTLLIGPSGSGKSTLFRAIAGIWPFGDGKVGIPANAEIMLLPQRPYLPQGSLRAALAYPAEETAYDDAAIRAAMDKVKLGHLADRLDEIDLWGQRLSGGEQQRLAVARALLSKPDWLFLDEATASLDEKLEGEIYGTIDAELPEARIVSIGHRATLRAMHDAIVIMEPNADGTFTPTPTAKTPAA; this is translated from the coding sequence ATGCGTCTGTTGAGCATTCTCGTCGCCGTGCTGGCGGTCGTCACGCTGGTCGTCGGCCAGCAAGCCGGATCGGCCGGGCTGATCGGCATGGGCGTCGTTGGCCTGCTGCTCGCGGTGGTGACCTTCCGCTCGCCGAGCCTGTCCTTCTTCCTGCGGATATTTTCGGGCGTCTTCGCCATCGAGTATCTGCTGTTCGGCGCCGCCGCGATCATGGCGCAGGTCGGCTGGTGGTCCGAGGCGCTGCAGATCCCGCCGGCTCCCACGAGCCTGCCGATCACTGTCGGCGTCTTCGGCATCCTGATCTACGCGATCTCCTTCGTGCCGGTCATCGCGCGCATATCGCGGATCGCATCGCCCTATTTCGAATCCGACCAGACCACCACCGCCAATCTCTGGCCGATCGGGCCGTTCAATATCCGCCTCGGCACGCTGGCCGTCGCGCTGTTCGTCTTCCTGATCGTGCTGAACCAGGCGCAGGTCGGCATCACACTGCGGCTCTCGTTCTTCAATCGCGACATGTATGACGCGCTGCAGAACAAGGATGCGGCGGCGTTCTGGTATCAGCTCTTCTACGTCTTCTGCATCTGGGCCGCGATATGGGTAGTCGCCAACCTGATCGAGCTCTTCGCCAACTACACCATCCTGATCCGCTGGCGGCAGTTCATGGCGAACGAGTACACGCAGCGCTGGCTCGACCATGCCACGCATTACCGGATCGCGCTCGCCGGCACCGTCGACAACCCCGACCAGCGTATCGCCGAGGACACACGCTCCTTCGTCAACCAAACCTATAATTTCGCGCTGCCCCTGCTCTCGCAGGTTTCGACGCTGGTCTCGTTCTCGATCATCCTCTGGAACATTCCCGTCGCCTTCACCCTGCCGGGCACCTCCCTCGCCATCCCCGGCTACATCTTCTGGGTCGCGTTCTTCTATGCGGCTGCCGCGACCTGGCTGACCCATCTCATCGGACGCCCCCTTATCCGGCTCGAATTCGAGCAGGAGAAACGCGAGGCGAACTTCCGCTTCTCGCTGGCGCGCCTGCGCGAATATTCCGAGCAGATCGCATTGATGGTGGGCGAGCCGACCGAGCGCAGCCATCTGGCCCAGCGCTTCCGCGACATCGTCGAGAACTTCTACCGGCTGGTCTGGCGCCGGCTGAAGCTCACCAGCTTCACCCTGTCCTACAACCAGCTCAGCGTGGTGCTGCCCTATATCATTCTTGCGCCGTACTATTTCGCGGGCACGATCACGCTCGGCATCATGATGCAGGTCGCCGGCGCGTTCGACCGGGTGCAGACCGCGCTCTCCTTCATCATCAACAGCTACTCGTCGATCGCGTCCTACCTCGCCTCGATCAACCGCTTGACCTCCTTCGAGACCGCCATCGCAGACGCGCATCACGGGCCGATTTCGGAGGAAGCGCTCGGCCGCGAGACCTCGCGCGACGAGAGCCTGCGCATCCGCAACGCCACGCTCCTGCTGCCGAACGGCAAGCCGATCGTGAAGCTCGGCGAACTCGATCTCGGCAAGACGCGTTCGACGCTGCTGATCGGGCCTTCGGGCTCCGGCAAATCGACGCTGTTCCGTGCCATCGCGGGCATCTGGCCCTTCGGCGACGGCAAGGTCGGGATTCCCGCCAACGCGGAGATCATGCTGCTGCCGCAGCGGCCCTATCTGCCGCAGGGCTCGCTCAGGGCTGCGCTGGCCTATCCGGCCGAAGAGACAGCCTATGACGACGCCGCAATCCGTGCGGCGATGGACAAGGTCAAGCTCGGCCATCTCGCCGACAGGCTCGACGAGATCGATCTGTGGGGGCAGCGGCTCTCCGGCGGCGAGCAGCAGCGGCTGGCCGTCGCGCGCGCGCTGCTGAGCAAGCCGGACTGGCTCTTCCTCGACGAGGCCACCGCGTCGCTCGACGAGAAGCTGGAAGGCGAGATCTACGGCACGATCGATGCCGAGCTGCCCGAGGCCCGCATCGTCTCGATCGGCCACCGCGCGACGCTGCGCGCCATGCATGACGCCATCGTCATCATGGAGCCGAACGCGGACGGCACCTTCACGCCGACGCCGACAGCAAAAACGCCGGCTGCCTGA
- a CDS encoding branched-chain amino acid ABC transporter substrate-binding protein, which produces MKKSHFLSGAAIATALFLSSQAAQADITIGLVAPLTGPVAAYGDQVKNGAQTAVDVINKSGGVLGEKLVLKLADDAGDPKQGVSAANLLVGEKVKFVVGPVTSGVAMAVSDVLAESGLLMVTPTATSPALTTRGLTNVFRTCGRDDQQAEIAATYVLKNLKDKKIAIVHDKGTYGKGLADAFQKGINAGGLKEVAALTVNPGDKDMSAVVTRLKAANVDLIYFGGYHPEGGLLSRQLADAGVKATIIGGEGLSNTEFAAIGGDHATGTLFTNATDALKNPDSAQAVAALKEKGIPPEAFTLNAYAAVEVLKAAIEKAGKAGDASGAARALQSGMPVKTAIGTLTYGKTGDLSSPSFAMYKWDAGKIVSAD; this is translated from the coding sequence ATGAAAAAGTCCCATTTCCTCTCGGGCGCCGCGATCGCGACCGCCTTGTTCCTCTCAAGCCAGGCTGCGCAGGCCGACATCACCATCGGACTCGTCGCGCCGTTGACCGGTCCGGTCGCCGCCTATGGCGACCAGGTGAAGAACGGCGCCCAGACCGCCGTCGATGTCATCAACAAGAGCGGCGGCGTGCTCGGCGAGAAGCTCGTGCTGAAGCTCGCCGACGATGCCGGCGATCCCAAGCAGGGTGTCTCGGCCGCCAACCTCCTGGTCGGCGAGAAGGTCAAGTTCGTGGTCGGGCCGGTGACCTCGGGCGTCGCCATGGCGGTTTCCGACGTGCTGGCGGAAAGCGGCCTGCTGATGGTGACGCCGACGGCGACCTCGCCGGCGCTGACCACGCGCGGCCTGACCAACGTCTTCCGCACCTGCGGCCGCGACGACCAGCAGGCGGAGATCGCCGCGACCTACGTCCTGAAGAACCTGAAGGACAAGAAGATCGCGATCGTCCATGACAAGGGCACTTACGGCAAGGGCCTTGCCGACGCCTTCCAGAAGGGCATCAATGCCGGCGGCCTCAAGGAGGTCGCCGCGCTGACGGTCAACCCCGGCGACAAGGACATGTCCGCGGTCGTGACGCGCCTCAAGGCCGCCAATGTCGACCTGATCTATTTCGGCGGCTATCACCCGGAAGGCGGGCTGCTCTCCCGCCAGCTCGCCGATGCCGGCGTCAAGGCGACCATCATCGGCGGCGAGGGCCTGTCCAACACCGAGTTCGCCGCGATCGGCGGCGACCACGCCACGGGCACCCTCTTCACCAACGCCACCGACGCGCTGAAGAACCCGGATTCGGCCCAGGCCGTCGCCGCGCTGAAGGAGAAGGGCATTCCGCCCGAGGCCTTCACGCTCAATGCCTATGCCGCGGTCGAGGTGCTCAAGGCCGCAATCGAGAAGGCCGGCAAGGCGGGCGACGCCAGCGGGGCCGCCAGGGCGCTGCAATCCGGCATGCCGGTCAAGACGGCGATCGGCACGCTGACCTATGGCAAGACCGGCGACCTGAGCTCACCGAGCTTCGCCATGTACAAATGGGATGCTGGCAAGATCGTCTCGGCCGATTGA
- the groES gene encoding co-chaperone GroES: MKFRPLHDRVVVRRLDGEEKTKGGIIIPETAKEKPQEGEVIAVGSGARDEAGKLVALDVKKGDRVLFGKWSGTEVKIDGQDLLIMKESDIMGVVG; the protein is encoded by the coding sequence ATGAAGTTCCGTCCTTTGCATGACCGCGTCGTGGTCCGCCGCCTGGATGGCGAAGAGAAGACCAAGGGTGGCATCATCATCCCCGAGACCGCCAAGGAAAAGCCCCAGGAGGGCGAGGTCATCGCCGTCGGTTCCGGCGCGCGTGACGAAGCCGGCAAGCTCGTTGCCCTCGACGTCAAGAAGGGCGACCGCGTCCTGTTCGGCAAGTGGTCGGGCACCGAGGTCAAGATCGACGGCCAGGATCTCCTCATCATGAAGGAATCCGACATCATGGGCGTCGTCGGCTGA
- a CDS encoding MarR family winged helix-turn-helix transcriptional regulator produces MTTPVPDPRLDAIARSCVALHVRMTARAVTRAYDEAMRPSGLKITQFVLLSALSTGQWKSVTELAERFALERTSLTRNLQLLAVEGMVEPVECRGRASVYAVTEKGRAAIEAAIPYWRAAQDKIEGGFGEERWRDTRDGLKALRKAARDVR; encoded by the coding sequence ATGACGACACCCGTGCCCGACCCCCGCCTCGACGCCATCGCCCGCTCCTGCGTCGCGCTGCACGTCCGCATGACAGCGCGCGCCGTGACGCGCGCCTATGACGAGGCGATGCGACCGAGCGGACTGAAGATCACGCAGTTCGTGCTGCTCTCGGCCTTGAGCACGGGGCAATGGAAGTCGGTGACCGAGCTGGCCGAGCGCTTCGCGCTGGAGCGGACATCGCTGACGCGCAATCTCCAACTGCTGGCGGTCGAGGGAATGGTCGAGCCGGTCGAATGCCGCGGGCGCGCCTCCGTCTATGCCGTGACGGAGAAGGGCCGGGCCGCGATCGAAGCCGCCATCCCCTATTGGCGGGCCGCACAGGACAAGATCGAGGGCGGCTTCGGCGAGGAGCGCTGGCGCGATACGCGCGACGGGCTCAAGGCGCTGCGCAAGGCGGCGCGTGATGTGCGTTGA